One genomic region from Streptomyces sp. NBC_00582 encodes:
- a CDS encoding bifunctional DNA primase/polymerase, translating into MTHDHRPALLRAALAAAERGWPVIPLRPRSKVPALHGERRCPRTGDCADGHRTFEQRATTDSARIERCWATGPFNVGIATGPAGLLVVDLDTLKPTDEKDTPDGAANFAALCERAGHAVPATHRIRTPSGGQHLYFTAPPGSRFTNTTGTLTPKVDTRAWGGQVVAPGSETPQGPYAVLDNSPVTNLPEWLQKALTAPQRPATAPILPTLARDTDRYAAAVLQREVAAVATTSEGGRQAELLRAVRAVGRFVAWGDLDRATVEAAFTCGGESAGLPPAECRNTIRKALDYSIRTAWPRRTA; encoded by the coding sequence ATGACCCATGACCACCGCCCCGCGCTGCTGCGCGCGGCGCTGGCCGCCGCCGAACGTGGCTGGCCCGTCATCCCGCTGCGCCCGCGCAGCAAGGTCCCCGCGCTGCACGGCGAACGCCGCTGCCCCCGCACCGGAGACTGCGCCGACGGACACCGCACGTTCGAGCAGCGCGCCACCACCGACTCCGCCCGCATCGAACGCTGCTGGGCCACCGGCCCGTTCAACGTCGGTATCGCCACCGGCCCCGCCGGGCTGCTGGTCGTCGACCTCGACACCCTCAAGCCCACAGACGAGAAAGACACGCCTGACGGCGCGGCCAACTTCGCGGCGCTCTGCGAGCGCGCCGGGCACGCCGTCCCCGCCACCCATCGCATCCGGACCCCCAGCGGCGGTCAGCACCTGTACTTCACCGCCCCGCCCGGTAGCCGGTTCACCAACACCACCGGCACGCTCACACCCAAGGTCGACACCCGCGCATGGGGCGGTCAAGTCGTTGCCCCCGGCAGTGAGACGCCACAAGGCCCGTACGCGGTCCTGGACAACTCGCCGGTTACAAACCTGCCCGAATGGCTCCAAAAGGCTCTGACGGCCCCTCAGAGGCCCGCCACGGCCCCGATCCTGCCCACACTCGCACGCGACACCGACCGGTACGCCGCCGCCGTCCTGCAACGTGAGGTTGCGGCCGTGGCCACCACTTCCGAGGGTGGACGGCAGGCCGAACTCCTGCGCGCGGTAAGGGCAGTGGGCCGGTTCGTGGCCTGGGGCGACCTCGACCGCGCCACCGTCGAAGCGGCTTTTACCTGCGGGGGCGAGTCGGCGGGACTGCCGCCGGCCGAGTGCCGCAACACCATCCGCAAGGCACTGGACTACTCCATCCGCACCGCCTGGCCCCGGAGGACGGCATGA